One part of the Desulfonema ishimotonii genome encodes these proteins:
- a CDS encoding S66 peptidase family protein, with protein sequence MIQKNIPILPGRLKPGDRVGVIAPASPVSPEEIAGGVAVLEAFGVSVWLPDGLFERQGYLAGSDDHRAHLINTLFADERVRAIVCARGGFGSVRTLSRLDFDLIGKHPKPLIGFSDISALLNVLYEKCGLITFHGPVLSTLADADSATKRAMRDTLLGAKQLEFASASADIIHGGWASGTVVGGNLSTLCHLLGTPFAPDFSGSILFLEDVGEPGYRIDRMLTQMKLAGCFERLAGLALGSFKDCAPACEIFGIAGQIVEGMNIPVVGGFDMGHGRCNLTFPIGAEAVLDAENARLVFHTGGQGGIC encoded by the coding sequence ATGATTCAGAAAAACATTCCGATTTTACCAGGGCGGCTGAAGCCGGGAGACCGGGTGGGGGTGATCGCGCCTGCCAGCCCGGTTTCCCCTGAAGAGATTGCAGGCGGTGTGGCGGTGCTGGAAGCGTTCGGGGTGTCCGTATGGCTGCCGGACGGTCTGTTTGAGCGGCAGGGCTATCTGGCCGGGAGTGATGACCACCGCGCCCATCTGATCAACACGCTGTTTGCCGATGAAAGGGTAAGGGCGATTGTCTGCGCGCGGGGGGGGTTCGGCTCTGTCCGAACATTGTCCCGCCTTGATTTCGATCTGATTGGTAAGCATCCGAAACCCCTGATCGGATTCAGTGACATCTCGGCGCTGTTGAATGTGCTGTACGAGAAATGCGGACTGATCACCTTTCACGGCCCCGTGCTTTCGACCCTGGCTGACGCTGATTCCGCAACGAAGCGGGCGATGCGCGATACGCTTCTGGGCGCAAAGCAGCTTGAATTTGCGTCAGCATCCGCAGATATTATTCACGGCGGATGGGCTTCGGGGACGGTGGTCGGCGGCAATCTCAGTACCCTGTGTCATCTGTTGGGCACCCCGTTTGCGCCCGATTTCAGCGGCAGCATTCTTTTTCTGGAGGATGTCGGGGAGCCGGGATACAGGATTGACCGGATGCTGACACAGATGAAGCTGGCCGGATGTTTTGAGCGTCTGGCGGGGCTGGCCCTCGGCTCCTTCAAAGACTGTGCCCCGGCCTGTGAGATTTTCGGGATTGCGGGACAGATCGTTGAGGGGATGAATATCCCGGTGGTGGGCGGATTCGATATGGGACACGGCCGGTGCAACCTGACCTTCCCCATCGGCGCTGAGGCTGTGCTGGATGCGGAGAATGCCCGGCTTGTGTTTCATACCGGCGGGCAGGGGGGAATATGCTGA
- the mreC gene encoding rod shape-determining protein MreC, which produces MFSKRTVLIAVSIIFLAANVVILVFSFSNQRPYTVSDYGTGRIAIPVAGPFQEMASQAIRFIKKTWYHYFSLVSVAHENDRLLLDLGRARKENNRIGELELSNSRLRNLLNFKQDMDFKVVAAEVIGKDPSPWFKSLMINKGDADGLRKGLPVVMPEGVVGVITSTAGHYSKVLLIIDQNSAVDALVQRTRARGVIKGGGVTGQCSFHYLLRRHDVEVGDTVVSSGLDGVFPKGLPVGHISKVNQHIPGIFKEVTVSPHTNFETLEEVLVILDPPSHGFHQSEE; this is translated from the coding sequence ATGTTTTCAAAAAGGACGGTGCTGATAGCTGTCAGTATTATTTTTCTCGCTGCCAATGTGGTGATTCTCGTCTTTTCCTTTTCAAATCAGCGTCCGTATACGGTTTCTGATTACGGGACCGGGCGCATTGCCATCCCGGTAGCCGGCCCCTTTCAGGAGATGGCATCCCAGGCGATTCGGTTTATCAAGAAAACCTGGTATCACTATTTTTCCCTGGTTTCTGTTGCCCATGAAAACGACCGGCTTCTGCTTGATCTGGGGCGGGCCAGAAAGGAAAATAACCGGATCGGAGAGCTGGAACTCTCTAATTCCCGACTGCGTAATCTTTTGAACTTTAAACAGGACATGGATTTTAAGGTGGTGGCCGCAGAGGTCATCGGCAAGGATCCGTCTCCCTGGTTCAAAAGCCTGATGATCAACAAGGGCGATGCGGACGGGCTGCGTAAGGGGCTGCCGGTGGTGATGCCCGAAGGGGTGGTCGGCGTGATTACCAGCACGGCCGGGCATTACTCAAAGGTTCTCCTGATTATTGATCAGAACAGCGCGGTTGACGCGCTTGTTCAGCGGACGCGCGCAAGAGGGGTCATCAAGGGCGGCGGGGTGACGGGCCAGTGTTCTTTCCACTATCTTCTGAGGCGTCATGATGTTGAAGTCGGAGATACGGTCGTTTCTTCCGGTCTGGATGGCGTATTCCCCAAAGGATTGCCTGTGGGACACATTTCAAAGGTTAATCAGCATATTCCCGGTATTTTTAAGGAGGTTACGGTGTCACCCCATACGAATTTCGAGACCCTTGAAGAGGTGTTGGTCATTTTAGACCCGCCGTCCCACGGATTTCATCAGAGTGAAGAATGA
- a CDS encoding F0F1 ATP synthase subunit B family protein → MIKIDSSVFIQVANFLVLIWAMNAILYRPIRNILNKRKDTVSGLEGDISSCSQGVREKDAAYADGVKTARVKGLEAKKSLIEVAEKEERAIVSKINEKAQADLVAVRGKIAKDAERVKQSLLQEVDKFANEIGEKILGRAI, encoded by the coding sequence ATGATTAAAATTGACAGTTCAGTCTTTATACAGGTTGCCAATTTTTTGGTTCTGATCTGGGCGATGAATGCGATTTTGTATCGGCCAATCCGGAATATACTGAATAAACGAAAAGATACCGTTTCGGGTCTGGAGGGGGATATCTCATCCTGCTCCCAGGGCGTGAGGGAAAAAGATGCTGCCTATGCTGACGGCGTTAAGACGGCAAGGGTAAAAGGGCTTGAAGCGAAAAAAAGTCTGATAGAAGTTGCAGAGAAAGAAGAACGAGCTATCGTCTCGAAAATTAATGAAAAAGCACAGGCTGACCTTGTCGCAGTCCGGGGGAAGATTGCAAAAGATGCAGAGCGCGTGAAGCAGAGCCTTCTGCAGGAGGTGGATAAGTTTGCAAACGAGATAGGAGAAAAAATCTTAGGGAGGGCTATTTAA
- the mrdA gene encoding penicillin-binding protein 2, with translation MSKIFSKVPDTDWYKPRLAGTMFCVIGAFSLLLVRLFFLQVIEGEEYRRLSENNCIRLQSIKAPRGLIFDAKQRLLVDNRPAFNLTIVPKDARPVEKTIGRLSAYTQIPEEAFYKKLKGSRRRGAYKPVVLKPDISRDLLAVVEAHKFDLPGIAIEILPKRHYLYRYAAHLIGYLGEISAAELKSGQYPESQGGDSVGKFGIEKSGEGELRGKSGGRQVEVNARGQVVRVLKTVDAVPGCNIHMTIDHRLQVTAESLLAEQVGAVVAADAETGNILAMANSPTFDQNAFVTGMSHKDWNTLITDPYRPMENKVIQGEYPPASTYKIVTAIAGLEEGVIDENTTFFCPGYYRYGDRTFRCWRRSGHGSVNVAGALTVSCDVFFYQVGQRLGVDRLARYARACGLGKRTGIRLGHEGDGLIPTAAWKKKRVGVPWQRGETLSIAIGQGYNLATPLQMVMLTAAVANGGTLYRPHIIKKIVSAGGDIVLEAKPEAIGRLPASPETLRIVKKGLWQVVNGSRGTARLAKVDGVRISGKTGTAQVVSRKKNEDKQRKNVSRHLKPHAWFVAYGEKNGEQIAVTVIVEHGEHGSSAAAPIARDLIRAYFMADEEEHHAE, from the coding sequence GTGAGCAAGATCTTTTCAAAAGTACCGGATACCGACTGGTATAAGCCGCGTCTGGCAGGCACGATGTTTTGTGTCATTGGCGCCTTTTCGCTTCTGCTCGTGCGCCTGTTTTTTCTTCAGGTCATCGAAGGGGAAGAGTATCGCCGACTTTCCGAGAATAATTGCATCCGCCTGCAGAGTATCAAGGCCCCGAGAGGATTGATTTTCGACGCAAAGCAGCGCCTTCTGGTGGATAACCGCCCCGCCTTCAATCTGACCATTGTCCCCAAAGACGCCCGGCCGGTTGAAAAAACCATCGGGAGACTTTCCGCCTATACGCAGATTCCTGAAGAGGCGTTTTATAAAAAACTGAAGGGCAGTCGGCGGAGAGGCGCATATAAGCCCGTTGTCCTGAAGCCGGATATCAGCAGGGATCTGCTGGCGGTCGTTGAGGCCCATAAGTTCGATCTGCCCGGCATTGCTATCGAAATTCTGCCCAAGCGCCACTACCTTTACAGATATGCGGCGCATCTGATCGGATATCTGGGCGAGATCAGTGCGGCAGAGCTGAAAAGCGGTCAGTATCCGGAAAGCCAGGGCGGGGATTCTGTCGGAAAGTTCGGCATCGAAAAATCAGGCGAAGGGGAGCTGAGGGGAAAGTCCGGCGGACGGCAGGTCGAGGTCAACGCCAGGGGGCAGGTGGTGCGGGTTCTGAAAACAGTTGATGCGGTTCCCGGCTGCAATATTCACATGACGATTGACCACCGGTTGCAGGTAACGGCAGAATCGCTTTTGGCGGAGCAGGTGGGCGCCGTTGTGGCGGCAGATGCGGAAACAGGGAATATTCTTGCAATGGCAAACAGCCCCACCTTTGATCAGAATGCCTTTGTCACCGGGATGAGCCATAAAGACTGGAATACGCTGATTACCGATCCGTACCGGCCTATGGAAAACAAGGTGATTCAGGGGGAATATCCGCCGGCGTCGACCTATAAGATTGTCACGGCCATTGCCGGACTGGAGGAAGGGGTGATTGATGAGAATACCACATTCTTCTGCCCCGGCTATTACCGGTATGGCGATCGGACCTTCCGGTGCTGGCGACGTTCCGGGCACGGCTCGGTCAATGTTGCCGGGGCACTGACGGTGTCCTGTGATGTCTTTTTTTATCAGGTCGGCCAGCGGCTGGGCGTGGACCGGCTTGCCCGATATGCCAGGGCATGCGGGCTGGGGAAGCGGACCGGTATCCGGCTGGGGCATGAGGGCGACGGCCTCATCCCCACTGCGGCGTGGAAGAAAAAGCGCGTCGGGGTTCCCTGGCAGCGGGGAGAGACCCTTTCCATCGCCATCGGGCAGGGGTATAATCTGGCCACGCCGCTGCAGATGGTGATGCTTACGGCAGCCGTCGCCAACGGGGGGACATTATACCGGCCCCACATCATTAAAAAGATCGTGTCGGCGGGCGGGGATATCGTTCTTGAAGCTAAGCCGGAGGCGATCGGCAGGTTGCCTGCGAGTCCTGAAACCCTGCGTATCGTAAAAAAGGGATTGTGGCAGGTCGTTAACGGCTCCCGGGGCACGGCACGGCTTGCGAAAGTCGACGGGGTCAGGATCAGCGGGAAGACGGGGACCGCCCAGGTGGTCAGTCGCAAAAAAAATGAGGATAAACAGCGAAAAAATGTTTCCCGTCATCTGAAGCCGCATGCCTGGTTTGTGGCTTACGGTGAGAAAAACGGAGAGCAGATCGCTGTGACGGTTATTGTCGAGCATGGCGAACACGGTTCGTCCGCAGCGGCTCCCATTGCCAGAGATCTGATCCGGGCATACTTCATGGCGGATGAGGAGGAACACCATGCCGAATGA
- a CDS encoding bactofilin family protein — MKKAKKAGTISTFLGPESSIEGILEFQGTIRLDGNVKGKICSSSGTVIVGEKAVINADIIVDGAVIMGEVNGTIDAKDRIEVYPPGRVTGDIYAPVISIDSGATFNGNCGMKAQDVSREKTSEPGEESPKPGKAGDNV; from the coding sequence ATGAAAAAAGCGAAGAAGGCAGGGACGATATCGACGTTTCTCGGCCCGGAGTCCAGTATTGAGGGAATCCTTGAATTTCAGGGAACGATCCGCCTGGACGGCAATGTAAAGGGGAAGATCTGCAGCAGCAGCGGAACGGTCATTGTCGGAGAAAAAGCGGTCATCAATGCGGATATTATTGTTGACGGGGCGGTCATCATGGGAGAGGTGAACGGCACGATTGATGCGAAAGACCGTATTGAGGTCTATCCGCCCGGACGGGTTACCGGAGATATTTATGCGCCGGTCATCTCCATCGACTCCGGGGCGACCTTCAACGGCAATTGCGGAATGAAGGCACAGGACGTTTCCCGCGAGAAAACGTCGGAACCGGGCGAAGAAAGTCCGAAACCGGGCAAGGCGGGCGATAACGTCTGA
- the atpH gene encoding ATP synthase F1 subunit delta, translating to MKNLAVARRYAKALLLIGKEDGLAEQYREELDGFAGLIAGHKSLEQAVCNPLYDTADRKKVLETLLEKADLSGLMKSFLLLLFDKGRIGFVESINDFYQKLADDLKGIARASLVSATELSSETVEKIRDSLSKMTGKDVKLEVEQDPSLIGGIVTKIGDLVLDGSIKTQLLNMRESLKRGESV from the coding sequence ATGAAAAATTTGGCTGTAGCCCGGCGTTATGCCAAGGCTCTTCTGCTTATCGGAAAAGAAGACGGTCTGGCCGAACAATACCGGGAAGAACTGGATGGCTTTGCAGGTCTGATAGCGGGGCATAAATCGCTTGAACAGGCGGTTTGCAACCCCCTTTACGATACTGCTGACCGTAAAAAAGTGTTGGAGACACTGCTGGAAAAAGCGGACCTGTCCGGTCTGATGAAGTCGTTTCTCCTTCTGCTGTTTGATAAAGGGCGAATCGGTTTTGTTGAAAGCATTAATGACTTTTATCAGAAACTGGCAGACGATCTCAAAGGAATTGCCCGCGCCAGTCTGGTTTCGGCTACAGAACTTTCATCCGAGACTGTTGAGAAGATTCGAGATTCGCTGTCGAAGATGACCGGTAAGGATGTTAAGCTTGAAGTGGAACAGGATCCTTCGCTTATCGGAGGCATTGTGACCAAGATAGGGGATCTCGTTTTGGATGGTAGTATCAAAACACAATTACTCAATATGAGAGAATCTTTAAAAAGGGGTGAGAGTGTCTAA
- a CDS encoding serine hydrolase domain-containing protein: protein MLKQAHRQMREGAARGVFPGGVLLVSQKGRVRLFEAYGYASLFSRRRMTRDTVFDLASLTKPLATTLAVMTLTEAGGLSLSQRLDTLLPEARKTDKGAIRVEQLLGHTSGLPAFRPYYFRIGPLPCPLRKQHLRGLLIREPLAYRSGQRTVYSDLGFMMLEWVIERVAGKPLDRFLRDQIYGPLGLEHLFFTDGEAGVPVRAEQVAATEWCPWRGRLLQGVVHDGNAYAVNGVQGHAGLFGTAENVFRLLAELLAICLGNAPRALFRQETLLRFWAPYRNSGRSLGFDRPSDIGASCGRFFSEKTVGHLGFTGTSFWIDPEREVIVVLLTNRIHPSRNNLRIRSFRPELHDAVMAEILGK, encoded by the coding sequence ATGCTGAAGCAGGCCCACCGGCAAATGCGGGAGGGGGCAGCGCGCGGCGTCTTTCCCGGGGGCGTGCTTCTGGTCTCTCAAAAGGGGCGCGTCCGGCTCTTTGAGGCATACGGATACGCCAGCCTTTTTTCCAGGCGCAGGATGACGCGGGACACCGTGTTTGATCTGGCCTCCCTGACCAAGCCCCTTGCCACGACCCTGGCGGTGATGACGCTGACGGAAGCGGGGGGGCTGAGTCTTAGTCAGCGGCTGGACACCCTGTTGCCCGAAGCTCGGAAAACGGATAAGGGCGCGATACGGGTGGAACAGCTTCTGGGGCATACATCGGGGCTGCCCGCTTTTCGCCCCTACTATTTCAGAATCGGTCCGCTGCCCTGCCCTTTGCGCAAGCAGCATCTGCGCGGCCTGCTGATCCGGGAGCCGCTGGCTTACCGGTCCGGGCAGAGGACGGTCTACAGCGATCTGGGGTTTATGATGCTGGAGTGGGTCATTGAACGGGTGGCCGGAAAGCCCCTGGACCGGTTTCTCCGGGATCAGATCTACGGCCCCCTCGGTCTTGAACACCTGTTTTTTACGGACGGGGAGGCCGGTGTCCCGGTCCGGGCCGAACAAGTTGCGGCGACAGAGTGGTGTCCCTGGCGGGGTCGGCTGTTGCAGGGCGTTGTGCATGACGGTAACGCCTATGCGGTGAACGGTGTTCAGGGGCATGCAGGCCTTTTCGGGACGGCAGAGAACGTTTTTCGCCTGCTGGCCGAATTGCTGGCCATATGTCTCGGTAACGCCCCCCGCGCCCTTTTCCGTCAGGAGACGCTGCTGCGGTTCTGGGCCCCGTACCGGAATTCCGGGCGGTCGCTGGGGTTTGACCGGCCCTCTGATATCGGGGCCAGTTGCGGGCGTTTTTTCTCAGAAAAGACGGTGGGGCACCTGGGGTTTACGGGCACATCTTTCTGGATTGACCCGGAGCGGGAGGTGATCGTCGTTCTGCTGACCAACCGGATTCACCCGTCGCGCAATAATCTCAGAATCAGAAGCTTCCGGCCTGAACTTCACGACGCTGTGATGGCTGAAATTCTGGGAAAATGA
- a CDS encoding F0F1 ATP synthase subunit B family protein, with product MRYPWGVRVRRLFKNRAALMVVLAVLLILGSGGMALGSGTPDAGHGGDATAVHGEPAVHGEAAGHAEGEQHGKGWVATDTYRVMNFAVLAIALFFLLRKPFSNALNSRIQGIKDQLADLENKKVRAQQELAGYDKKLADLSQEAEKIVAEYVRQGEDAKLRILKEAESAAEKLETQAKRNIAHEFAQAKSQLQAEIIEKALAKAEGILASQITTEDQDRLVDEYLEKVVA from the coding sequence ATGAGATATCCTTGGGGTGTCAGGGTGCGCCGTCTGTTTAAAAACAGAGCTGCGCTGATGGTCGTTTTGGCAGTGCTTCTGATTCTGGGTTCGGGCGGTATGGCGCTGGGTTCGGGTACACCCGACGCCGGGCATGGCGGAGATGCCACGGCGGTGCATGGGGAACCCGCCGTACACGGCGAAGCCGCCGGGCATGCGGAAGGCGAACAGCACGGAAAAGGGTGGGTTGCGACAGATACGTATCGGGTTATGAATTTCGCTGTCCTGGCAATTGCGCTCTTTTTTCTTTTGCGGAAACCGTTTTCCAATGCGCTGAATTCGCGTATTCAGGGGATCAAAGACCAGCTGGCTGACCTGGAAAATAAGAAGGTCAGAGCCCAGCAGGAACTGGCCGGTTACGATAAGAAGCTGGCAGATCTGTCGCAGGAGGCTGAGAAGATCGTTGCCGAATATGTCCGGCAGGGAGAAGATGCCAAGCTGAGAATACTGAAAGAGGCAGAATCCGCCGCCGAAAAGCTTGAAACACAGGCAAAGCGTAATATCGCACATGAATTTGCCCAGGCCAAATCTCAGTTGCAGGCAGAGATCATTGAAAAAGCCCTGGCAAAGGCCGAAGGGATACTGGCCTCTCAGATTACGACTGAAGATCAGGACAGACTTGTTGATGAATACTTAGAGAAAGTGGTGGCGTAA
- a CDS encoding rod shape-determining protein, whose protein sequence is MSLFVNAFLGVFSNDLAIDLGTANTLVYVKGKGIVLSEPSVVAVRTDNRMKNRVLAVGLEAKNMLGRTPGNIVAIRPMRDGVIADFEVTEAMIRHFIHKVHNRRTFVRPRIIIAVPSGITQVEKRAVRESAESAGAREVFLIEEPMAAAIGAGLPITEPTCNMVVDIGGGTTEVAVISLAGIVYSRSIRVAGDKMDAAIIQYIKRKYNLLIGERTAEIIKTTIGNAYPDPNDLETMEIKGRDLVTGIPKILTINTEEIRSAIAEQVDAIVETVKIALEQTPPELSADIVDRGIVLTGGGGQLKNLDKLLREETGLPITVTDDPLSTVALGSGKTLDSLEILKQVIIT, encoded by the coding sequence ATGAGTCTATTCGTAAATGCTTTTTTAGGCGTGTTTTCAAACGACCTGGCAATTGATCTCGGAACGGCGAACACCCTGGTCTATGTGAAGGGGAAGGGCATCGTATTGAGCGAACCTTCGGTGGTTGCGGTTCGGACCGATAACCGGATGAAAAACCGGGTGCTGGCGGTGGGGCTTGAGGCTAAAAATATGCTGGGCCGGACACCGGGCAATATTGTTGCCATCCGCCCCATGCGGGACGGTGTGATTGCTGATTTTGAAGTGACCGAGGCGATGATCCGGCATTTTATTCATAAGGTGCATAACCGCCGGACCTTTGTCCGGCCCAGAATTATCATTGCCGTGCCGTCGGGCATTACCCAGGTCGAGAAGCGGGCCGTGAGGGAGTCCGCAGAGTCCGCAGGGGCCCGTGAGGTATTTCTCATTGAGGAGCCGATGGCCGCCGCTATCGGGGCGGGACTGCCCATCACGGAGCCGACATGTAATATGGTGGTTGACATCGGCGGCGGGACGACCGAAGTGGCGGTGATCTCCCTGGCCGGTATTGTCTACAGCCGTTCCATCCGTGTGGCCGGCGACAAGATGGATGCTGCGATTATCCAGTATATCAAGCGCAAATACAATCTTCTGATCGGTGAAAGAACCGCCGAGATTATCAAGACGACCATCGGCAATGCGTATCCGGACCCGAATGATCTGGAAACCATGGAGATCAAGGGGCGGGATCTTGTAACCGGCATCCCGAAAATCCTCACCATCAATACCGAGGAGATCCGTTCGGCCATTGCCGAACAGGTGGATGCGATCGTCGAAACCGTAAAGATCGCTCTGGAGCAGACGCCGCCGGAACTGTCTGCCGATATCGTCGATCGGGGCATTGTTCTGACCGGCGGGGGGGGGCAGCTCAAAAACCTGGACAAGCTGCTCCGGGAGGAGACCGGGCTGCCCATTACCGTCACGGATGATCCGCTTTCCACTGTCGCCCTTGGTTCCGGCAAAACCCTGGATAGCCTTGAGATTCTTAAACAGGTTATCATTACATAG
- a CDS encoding HD domain-containing phosphohydrolase: MMSEQGKEKILFVDDEENLLDIASEYFHARGYHVITAKNGAEALEIFKHHKVDCCLTDINMPEMNGLELAEQIRMIDNTIPVVVMTGYPSLDNTIQTLKNGVVDFLIKPINLNQMELSIQSVLRERRLFVDNLFLKQEVEKKAQLEKLNRELHSKIEELQILTKIMEDFTAIRRSADVFQRLVDMTVEIAAADGACFYVANSSVQEPFRISSAIGDLPGVFYPENVVGQSLFTLQRVMDVAMGRIEGPLMITEKEDGGRLPAGVGSFAAVPLSIREKVFGVLTASVRKNGKRITDKTLYYLSFMAHKAAYAIENLALYENIYENLIATLDALVQAIEARDFYTKKHSKQVTEIAIAIAKQMECCQEDIEILEVAGPLHDIGKIGIPDSILLKPGRLTDAEYKVIKTHPVIGADIVGQLGLWDRERLIIRHHHERFDGTGYPDGLSGEAIPLLARILSVADVFDAMASNRVYRKKMAEQVVMDTIHNGGGTQFDPDVVSAFRCLHASGSLPEGRAASQ; this comes from the coding sequence ATGATGAGCGAGCAGGGGAAAGAAAAGATACTTTTTGTAGATGATGAAGAGAATCTTCTGGATATAGCCAGTGAGTATTTTCATGCGCGGGGCTATCATGTCATTACCGCAAAAAACGGCGCCGAAGCACTGGAAATTTTTAAACACCATAAGGTGGACTGCTGCCTTACAGATATCAATATGCCCGAAATGAACGGGCTGGAACTGGCGGAACAGATCCGGATGATCGACAATACCATTCCGGTTGTGGTGATGACAGGATATCCGTCGCTGGATAACACCATACAGACGTTAAAAAACGGCGTGGTTGATTTTCTCATCAAACCGATTAACCTGAACCAGATGGAACTCTCCATCCAGAGCGTTCTGCGGGAACGCCGGTTATTTGTTGATAACCTTTTTTTAAAACAGGAAGTTGAAAAGAAAGCGCAGCTTGAAAAGCTGAACCGGGAGCTGCACTCAAAGATCGAAGAGCTTCAGATTCTGACGAAGATTATGGAGGACTTTACCGCTATCCGCAGAAGCGCGGATGTGTTTCAGCGGCTGGTCGATATGACGGTGGAGATCGCAGCCGCCGATGGTGCGTGTTTTTATGTGGCCAACAGTTCGGTTCAGGAACCGTTTCGGATCAGCTCGGCCATCGGAGATCTGCCGGGCGTCTTTTATCCCGAAAACGTCGTGGGACAGAGCCTGTTTACGCTTCAGCGGGTCATGGACGTGGCGATGGGGCGGATAGAAGGGCCGCTGATGATAACGGAAAAGGAGGATGGCGGGAGGCTTCCTGCCGGGGTGGGCTCTTTCGCCGCCGTGCCGCTCTCCATAAGAGAGAAAGTGTTCGGCGTCCTGACCGCATCGGTCCGGAAAAATGGGAAGCGAATTACGGATAAGACCCTCTACTACCTCTCTTTTATGGCGCATAAGGCCGCATATGCCATTGAAAATCTCGCCCTGTATGAAAATATCTACGAAAATCTGATCGCGACGCTGGATGCCTTGGTTCAGGCCATAGAGGCCAGGGATTTTTACACCAAAAAACATTCCAAACAGGTGACGGAAATTGCCATTGCCATTGCAAAACAGATGGAATGCTGCCAAGAGGATATCGAGATACTGGAGGTCGCCGGTCCGCTCCATGATATCGGGAAAATCGGGATTCCGGACAGCATCCTGCTGAAACCCGGGCGGCTGACCGATGCGGAATATAAGGTGATCAAAACCCATCCGGTCATCGGTGCCGATATCGTGGGACAACTCGGGTTGTGGGACCGGGAACGGCTCATTATACGCCACCACCATGAGCGGTTTGACGGCACGGGATACCCCGATGGCCTGAGCGGAGAGGCAATTCCGCTGCTGGCCCGGATTCTGTCGGTTGCGGATGTGTTTGATGCCATGGCGTCCAACCGGGTTTACCGAAAGAAAATGGCGGAGCAGGTCGTTATGGATACCATTCATAACGGGGGGGGGACACAGTTTGATCCTGATGTGGTCTCAGCATTTCGGTGTCTGCATGCGTCGGGGAGCCTGCCTGAGGGCCGGGCGGCAAGCCAATAA
- the rodA gene encoding rod shape-determining protein RodA — protein sequence MSLFYTGFQKRLLAHAAPCFVRSGQAPQIFFSAAVANTMFDRRLIQYFDWGLLLLTLLLCAVGLMTLYSAVAAGESALQKVLYFKQWVWYGVGFAAMTMCFVFDYKHMDRMAYGIYGLAVLLLGCVLLFGKLGGGSRRWLALGPVSLQPSELAKIAVIIILARYYSRRVKGEGFSLRELVPPFLLTAFPFVLIVRQPDLGTGLIIFLIAGTITLFVKIKRRSLVFLVFMTIAAIFAGSFFLKDYQKQRIMTFLNPDRDPLGAGYHIIQSKIAIGSGMITGKGLLKGTQNTLSFLPEQHTDFIFSVLAEEWGGIGASFITLLFMTLIIWGLNIAYNCRDHFGTILSVGVTAMIFWQAFINLGMVMGLMPVVGVPLPLISYGGSSILTIMVCIGILMNVSMRRFVVE from the coding sequence ATGAGTTTATTTTATACCGGTTTTCAGAAAAGGCTGCTGGCGCACGCCGCCCCCTGTTTCGTCCGGAGCGGTCAGGCCCCTCAGATTTTTTTCTCAGCAGCGGTGGCGAATACGATGTTTGACCGGCGACTGATTCAGTATTTTGACTGGGGACTGCTGCTTCTCACCCTGCTGCTCTGTGCGGTGGGGCTGATGACGCTGTACAGCGCTGTTGCTGCCGGAGAGTCCGCACTTCAGAAGGTCTTATATTTTAAACAGTGGGTCTGGTACGGTGTCGGATTTGCCGCCATGACCATGTGTTTTGTGTTTGACTATAAACATATGGACCGCATGGCTTACGGGATATACGGGCTGGCGGTTTTGCTTCTGGGGTGCGTGCTGCTGTTCGGAAAGCTGGGCGGGGGATCCCGGCGCTGGCTGGCCCTCGGCCCGGTATCGCTCCAGCCCTCGGAGCTTGCCAAGATTGCGGTGATCATCATTCTGGCCCGGTATTATTCAAGACGTGTCAAGGGGGAGGGCTTTTCGCTGCGGGAACTGGTCCCCCCCTTTCTGCTGACCGCTTTTCCGTTTGTCTTAATTGTCAGGCAGCCGGATCTGGGGACAGGGCTGATTATATTCCTGATTGCGGGGACGATCACCCTTTTCGTTAAAATCAAAAGGCGTTCCCTGGTTTTTCTGGTATTTATGACGATTGCCGCGATTTTCGCAGGCAGTTTTTTTTTAAAGGATTATCAGAAGCAGCGAATTATGACCTTTCTGAATCCGGATCGGGATCCCCTGGGCGCAGGCTACCACATCATCCAGTCCAAGATCGCCATCGGGTCCGGCATGATCACCGGAAAAGGGTTACTGAAAGGCACCCAGAATACTCTTTCTTTTTTACCGGAACAGCATACGGATTTCATATTTTCGGTTTTAGCGGAGGAATGGGGCGGGATCGGGGCCTCTTTTATCACCCTGCTGTTTATGACCCTGATCATCTGGGGGCTGAATATCGCATATAACTGCCGGGACCATTTCGGGACCATCCTTTCCGTCGGCGTAACCGCCATGATTTTCTGGCAGGCGTTTATTAATCTGGGAATGGTGATGGGGCTGATGCCGGTTGTCGGGGTGCCCCTGCCGCTTATCAGTTACGGCGGGTCATCGATTCTGACCATAATGGTCTGTATCGGTATTCTGATGAATGTCAGTATGCGACGATTTGTGGTCGAATAA